One genomic segment of Paraburkholderia aromaticivorans includes these proteins:
- a CDS encoding ATP-binding protein, producing MTNPFNTLFGRLSLMTVSLIVLVHITALVLVDRERGQIDTAHAQRALLLAVQAEHDGALAASHVSAILGMSYVKAGDAIASGCPAPCENTSGPFERDLRAKLPPGSQVVVDADDGTVWVHYAGNPDWLKLQNSMLPARRFLGASATMLVFAVIIALFGAWHLQRPLHRLALAAREFRVGHRAPVVEASGPRELKELIGDFNQMVHELAQAEQDRAVMLAGVAHDLRAPITRMQVRADLLPDEANRRGFLRDAESLSRIVTQFLDFARETADTSPRTHVDAHCRRHYGDSLADDTLVRLNLRAGDGFELPLVDLDRILTNLIENALTYGEPPVEISTSRHNGRFTLEVRDHGGGIPGNQLDRALQPFGRLDEARGGDAHCGLGLAIVRRLVRYNGGDFHADNASDGGFVVSMTFPV from the coding sequence ATGACCAATCCCTTTAACACGCTGTTCGGCCGGCTCTCGTTGATGACCGTGAGCCTGATCGTGCTGGTTCACATTACCGCCCTGGTGCTCGTGGACCGTGAGCGCGGCCAGATCGACACGGCTCATGCGCAGCGCGCGCTGCTTCTCGCGGTTCAGGCCGAACATGATGGCGCGTTGGCCGCTTCGCATGTATCGGCGATACTCGGCATGTCGTATGTGAAAGCGGGCGACGCGATCGCGTCAGGCTGTCCGGCGCCGTGTGAGAACACCTCGGGTCCGTTCGAACGCGACTTGCGTGCGAAGTTGCCGCCCGGCAGTCAGGTGGTGGTCGACGCCGACGACGGCACGGTGTGGGTGCACTACGCGGGCAACCCGGATTGGCTCAAGCTGCAGAATTCGATGCTGCCGGCGCGGCGTTTTCTCGGTGCGTCGGCGACCATGCTGGTCTTCGCGGTGATCATCGCGTTGTTCGGCGCGTGGCATTTACAGCGCCCGTTGCATCGGTTGGCGCTCGCGGCGCGCGAGTTCCGCGTGGGCCATCGCGCGCCGGTTGTCGAGGCGAGCGGTCCGCGCGAGTTGAAGGAGTTGATCGGCGACTTCAACCAGATGGTGCACGAACTCGCACAGGCCGAGCAGGATCGCGCGGTGATGCTGGCCGGCGTGGCGCACGATCTGCGCGCACCGATTACGCGCATGCAGGTGCGCGCGGATCTGCTGCCCGACGAAGCGAACCGTCGCGGCTTCCTGCGCGATGCGGAGTCGCTGTCGCGGATCGTCACGCAGTTTCTGGACTTTGCGCGTGAGACTGCGGACACCTCACCGCGCACCCATGTCGATGCGCATTGCCGCCGCCACTACGGCGACAGTCTCGCTGACGACACACTCGTGCGTCTGAATCTGCGCGCCGGTGACGGCTTCGAGTTGCCGCTCGTCGACCTCGACCGGATTCTGACGAACCTGATCGAGAACGCGCTCACCTACGGCGAACCGCCGGTGGAAATCTCGACGTCCCGGCATAACGGCCGCTTCACGCTCGAGGTGCGCGATCATGGCGGCGGCATACCGGGCAACCAGCTCGACCGCGCGCTGCAACCCTTTGGGCGACTCGACGAAGCGCGCGGCGGCGATGCGCATTGCGGTTTAGGCCTCGCGATCGTGCGGCGTCTGGTGCGGTATAACGGCGGCGATTTTCATGCGGATAACGCGTCTGATGGTGGGTTCGTGGTGTCGATGACGTTTCCGGTGTAG
- a CDS encoding universal stress protein — MLIPVLDHGGAVQAARYAAFMFLERGVTEVELLEVLEPVGEGRAAAFHSRSFLLRHEKQAMLKALIDARTILEEAGVPYRWKRVFGHRTKAVADYAATTRPDVMVIDASHMGFFRRLAMLASLARRTVTPVTMVH; from the coding sequence ATGCTGATTCCCGTCCTCGATCATGGTGGCGCCGTCCAGGCCGCGCGCTACGCGGCGTTCATGTTTCTCGAGCGCGGTGTAACGGAAGTCGAACTACTGGAGGTCCTCGAACCGGTCGGGGAAGGGCGCGCGGCGGCCTTCCACTCCCGTAGCTTCCTGTTGCGCCATGAGAAGCAGGCCATGCTGAAGGCGTTGATCGACGCCCGTACGATTCTCGAAGAAGCCGGCGTGCCTTACCGCTGGAAACGGGTCTTCGGGCATCGCACGAAAGCGGTCGCGGACTACGCGGCGACGACTCGCCCGGACGTCATGGTGATCGACGCGAGCCATATGGGCTTCTTTCGCCGGCTCGCCATGCTTGCCTCGCTGGCGAGGCGAACGGTCACGCCGGTGACGATGGTTCACTGA
- a CDS encoding efflux transporter outer membrane subunit, producing the protein MMKTISLTRLAGIVAALSTVLTGGCMVGPDYHRPPVATPATWKELPGWTEAQPAAERPKGDWWTAFNDPLIDELEPLVSVSNQTVRQNYANYQQALAEVRLARSALFPTIGITGSATRERSSTGNLSSSLVGRSGASSFQRINNAGSLEANASWAPDLWGLVRRNIEESAATAQASQATLANATLSEQIALANAVIDLRVTDANIDLLKHTVAAFEQSLRVVAEQDKAGTVPPSDLVSARTQLESAQSNLIALGVARAQYVHAIAVLVGRNPEELDVPTNTTLPTLPSIPLSVPSTLLERRPDIAAAERQMAAQNAAIGVAVAAYYPTISLSALDGFTQSPLNGLLHIANYVWSLGGQASETLFDGGQRSAQVDAAKASYDAALANYRGTVLTAFQGVENDLAGLRILAQQAEVLERAVRDATRGTEIARNEYEAGTVDFTTVATAQATQLSLQQTALNVQQTRLLDAASLIGDLGGGWSDSELADPRKAVQRQVSP; encoded by the coding sequence ATGATGAAGACGATCTCCCTCACCCGACTGGCCGGCATAGTGGCGGCACTATCGACTGTGTTGACGGGCGGCTGCATGGTCGGCCCCGATTATCACCGGCCGCCCGTCGCCACGCCCGCCACGTGGAAAGAACTGCCCGGCTGGACCGAGGCGCAGCCCGCCGCCGAACGTCCCAAGGGCGACTGGTGGACGGCCTTCAACGACCCGCTCATCGACGAACTCGAGCCGCTCGTCTCGGTATCCAACCAGACCGTGCGTCAGAACTATGCGAATTACCAGCAAGCGCTGGCCGAAGTGCGGCTCGCGCGCAGCGCCCTGTTCCCCACGATCGGCATAACCGGATCGGCGACCCGCGAACGTTCGTCGACCGGCAATCTGAGCAGCAGTCTGGTGGGCCGCTCGGGCGCGAGCAGCTTCCAGCGCATCAACAACGCCGGCTCGCTCGAAGCCAACGCGAGTTGGGCGCCCGATCTGTGGGGCCTCGTGCGCCGCAACATCGAAGAAAGCGCCGCCACCGCGCAGGCGAGCCAGGCGACGCTCGCCAACGCCACCCTCTCCGAACAGATCGCGCTGGCGAATGCGGTGATCGACCTGCGCGTGACGGATGCCAATATCGACTTGCTCAAACACACCGTGGCTGCGTTCGAGCAATCGTTGCGCGTGGTCGCCGAGCAGGACAAGGCCGGCACCGTGCCGCCTTCCGATCTGGTGAGCGCCCGCACGCAACTGGAGTCGGCCCAGTCGAACCTGATTGCGCTGGGTGTGGCGCGAGCTCAATACGTTCATGCGATCGCCGTGCTAGTCGGCAGGAATCCAGAAGAACTGGACGTGCCCACCAACACCACGCTGCCGACGCTGCCGTCCATACCGCTTAGCGTACCGTCCACGCTTCTGGAGCGCCGGCCCGATATTGCCGCCGCCGAGCGGCAGATGGCCGCGCAGAACGCCGCGATCGGAGTGGCCGTCGCGGCGTATTACCCGACGATCTCGCTGTCGGCACTGGACGGCTTCACGCAGTCGCCGTTGAACGGGCTGCTGCATATCGCCAATTATGTCTGGTCGTTGGGCGGCCAGGCGAGCGAGACGCTTTTCGACGGCGGGCAACGCAGCGCCCAGGTCGATGCGGCAAAAGCGTCTTACGACGCGGCCCTCGCCAACTATCGCGGCACCGTTTTGACGGCATTCCAGGGTGTGGAGAACGACCTTGCCGGCTTGCGTATCCTCGCGCAGCAAGCCGAGGTGCTGGAGCGCGCGGTACGCGACGCGACGCGCGGCACCGAGATCGCGCGCAATGAATACGAGGCGGGCACCGTGGACTTTACGACCGTCGCGACCGCGCAGGCCACGCAGTTGAGTCTTCAGCAGACCGCATTGAACGTGCAGCAAACGCGGCTGCTCGATGCGGCGTCGCTGATCGGCGATCTGGGGGGCGGATGGTCCGACAGCGAGCTTGCCGATCCTCGGAAAGCGGTCCAGCGGCAAGTGTCGCCGTAG
- a CDS encoding efflux RND transporter permease subunit, with protein sequence MNLSALFIRRPVATALLAVAILLSGVLAYFRLPVAPLPNVAFPVIALQANMAGASPEIMAATVAQPLERRLATIADVNQLTSISYVGSSMIIVVFGLNRDINGAARDVQAAIQAARADLPTTLRSNPTYRQYNPAGAPIMVLALTSDTLTKAQLYDSADSVIQQQLSQVDGVGQITLGGGALPSVRVELEPGKLNSYGIGLEDVRAAIGAANANSAKGHIDQGEQRYVVTSNDQISKAAPYRDVVIAYRDGAPVLLRDVAQVRDSNENIRNAGLYNGKSAVLVIVYPTPGSNVVQTVQQIQSRLPIIEAALPSAIHVNVAIDRSESVRASVADTERTLFIAVLLVVGVVFVFLLSPRATLIPAVALPLSIVGSFGPMYLLGYSIDNLSLMALTIGTGFVVDDAVVVLENIVRHLEAGLDPKEAALRGSAEVGFTVVSMSLSLIAVFLPILLMPGIVGLLFHEFAVTLSIAILISLLISLTITPVMCAYLLSRERTTHVQSRWARRAEAQFERFKQAYSRSLAAALDHALAVVLLLIALLVLNVFLFPLLSATFFPEQDTGILIGQIIADQSVSFNAMEKKLAQLQAIVKEDPAVASVAGFTGGRALNTANVFIELKPLAQRHLSATEVVNRLRPRLNAVSGARLFLQAQQDLQIGGRQAAAEYQYTLTSDDANALFTWVPKLVTELGKYRGKLEDVNSDLQQNGLQTYVRLNRATAARYGLQPNQIDNVLYDAFGQRTVSTIYNPLNQYFVVMEVAPAYWQYPQALNQIFLSTAAGNASGTQQTQMSRATVKAVPQAAAVSSASSTGANTNSLNADAEANQQTNSISNSKGGNSSGSADSTAAETMVPLAAMMTFSNSRTATQVNHQSGLVAGTISFNLPAGGSLSEAGRLIAQAEREIGMPASVHGAFAGAAQAYGQSMGAVPLLILAALVVVYLVLGVLYENTVHPLTILSTLPSAGIGATLALLIFGTPFSVIAMIGIILLIGIVKKNGIMMVDVAIQLQRHEGMNARDAIHEAAVVRLRPIMMTTAAAVLGAVPLAIGIGQGASLRQPLGVTVMGGLLVSQLFTLYTTPVIYLYLDRLRARLARWSARLPWNRRDAASDTSA encoded by the coding sequence GTGAACCTCTCGGCGCTCTTCATCCGGCGCCCTGTGGCGACCGCGCTGCTGGCGGTCGCGATCCTGCTGTCCGGCGTGCTCGCGTATTTCCGGCTGCCGGTCGCGCCGCTGCCGAACGTCGCCTTTCCGGTGATCGCGCTGCAGGCGAACATGGCGGGCGCGAGCCCGGAAATCATGGCCGCCACGGTCGCCCAGCCGCTGGAGCGGCGCCTTGCCACCATCGCCGACGTGAACCAGCTCACCTCGATCAGTTACGTGGGCTCGTCGATGATCATCGTCGTGTTCGGTCTGAACCGCGATATCAACGGCGCGGCGCGCGACGTGCAGGCCGCCATCCAGGCCGCGCGCGCCGATCTGCCGACCACGCTGCGCAGCAACCCGACATACCGCCAGTACAACCCGGCCGGCGCACCGATCATGGTGCTCGCGCTGACCTCGGACACGCTGACGAAAGCGCAGCTCTACGACTCCGCCGATTCGGTGATCCAGCAGCAGTTGTCGCAGGTGGACGGCGTCGGGCAGATCACGCTCGGCGGCGGCGCCTTGCCTTCGGTGCGCGTCGAGCTGGAGCCGGGCAAGCTGAATAGCTACGGCATCGGCCTGGAAGACGTGCGCGCGGCGATCGGCGCGGCGAATGCGAATAGCGCGAAAGGCCACATCGACCAGGGCGAGCAGCGCTATGTGGTCACCTCGAACGATCAGATCAGCAAGGCCGCGCCATATCGCGACGTGGTGATCGCGTATCGCGACGGCGCCCCCGTCCTGCTGCGCGATGTGGCCCAGGTGCGCGACTCGAACGAGAACATTCGCAACGCCGGGCTCTACAACGGCAAATCGGCGGTGCTCGTGATCGTCTATCCGACCCCGGGCAGCAACGTGGTGCAGACGGTCCAGCAGATCCAGTCGCGCCTGCCGATCATCGAAGCCGCGTTGCCGAGCGCGATCCACGTGAACGTCGCGATCGACCGTTCGGAGTCGGTGCGCGCCTCGGTGGCCGACACGGAGCGCACGCTGTTCATCGCGGTGCTGCTGGTGGTGGGCGTGGTGTTCGTGTTCCTGCTGTCGCCGCGCGCCACGCTGATTCCGGCGGTCGCGCTGCCGCTGTCGATCGTCGGCTCGTTCGGACCGATGTATCTGCTCGGCTATAGCATCGACAATCTCTCGCTGATGGCGCTGACGATCGGCACCGGCTTCGTGGTCGACGATGCCGTGGTGGTGCTGGAGAACATCGTGCGTCATCTCGAAGCCGGCCTCGATCCGAAGGAAGCCGCGCTGCGCGGCAGCGCCGAAGTCGGCTTCACGGTGGTTTCGATGAGCCTCTCGCTGATCGCCGTGTTTCTGCCGATCCTGCTGATGCCGGGCATCGTCGGGCTGCTGTTTCACGAGTTCGCCGTCACGCTCTCGATTGCGATCCTGATATCGCTGCTCATCTCGCTGACGATCACGCCGGTCATGTGCGCCTACCTGCTCAGCCGCGAGCGCACGACGCACGTGCAGTCGCGCTGGGCGCGCCGGGCCGAGGCGCAGTTCGAGCGCTTCAAGCAGGCGTATTCCCGCTCGCTCGCGGCGGCGCTCGATCATGCGCTCGCGGTGGTCCTGTTGTTGATCGCCCTGCTCGTGCTCAACGTGTTCCTGTTCCCGCTACTGTCCGCCACGTTCTTTCCGGAGCAGGACACCGGCATTCTGATCGGCCAGATCATCGCCGATCAGAGCGTCTCCTTCAACGCCATGGAAAAGAAGCTCGCGCAATTGCAGGCGATCGTGAAGGAAGACCCGGCGGTGGCGTCGGTGGCGGGGTTCACCGGCGGGCGCGCATTGAACACGGCCAACGTGTTCATCGAACTCAAACCGCTCGCGCAACGCCATCTCTCGGCAACGGAGGTGGTCAACCGGCTGCGTCCCCGGCTCAATGCCGTCTCGGGCGCGCGGCTCTTTCTGCAGGCGCAGCAGGATCTGCAGATCGGCGGGCGCCAGGCCGCGGCCGAATACCAGTACACGCTCACCAGCGACGACGCCAACGCGCTCTTCACGTGGGTGCCGAAACTCGTCACCGAGCTCGGCAAATACCGCGGAAAACTGGAAGACGTGAACTCGGACCTGCAGCAGAACGGTTTGCAGACCTACGTGCGCTTGAACCGCGCGACCGCGGCGCGCTACGGCCTCCAGCCGAACCAGATCGACAACGTGCTGTACGACGCCTTCGGCCAGCGCACCGTGTCCACCATCTACAACCCGCTCAATCAGTACTTCGTCGTGATGGAAGTCGCGCCGGCCTACTGGCAATATCCGCAGGCGCTCAACCAGATCTTCCTGAGCACGGCCGCCGGCAACGCGAGCGGCACGCAGCAGACGCAGATGTCCCGCGCCACCGTCAAAGCCGTGCCGCAGGCGGCGGCCGTCAGCAGCGCGTCGAGCACCGGGGCGAACACGAACTCGCTGAACGCCGACGCCGAAGCGAACCAGCAGACCAACAGCATCTCGAACAGCAAGGGCGGCAATTCCAGCGGCAGCGCGGACAGCACCGCGGCCGAAACCATGGTCCCGCTTGCCGCGATGATGACCTTCTCGAACAGCCGCACCGCAACCCAGGTGAACCACCAGAGCGGCCTCGTGGCCGGCACCATTTCGTTCAATCTGCCGGCCGGCGGATCGCTGAGCGAGGCCGGCCGGCTGATTGCGCAGGCCGAGCGCGAGATCGGCATGCCCGCGTCGGTGCACGGCGCGTTCGCCGGCGCCGCACAGGCCTACGGGCAGTCGATGGGCGCCGTGCCGCTGCTGATTCTCGCCGCGCTGGTGGTGGTCTACCTCGTGCTCGGCGTGCTCTACGAGAACACAGTGCACCCGCTCACGATCCTGTCGACGCTGCCGTCGGCGGGCATCGGCGCGACACTCGCGTTGCTCATCTTCGGCACGCCCTTCTCGGTGATCGCGATGATCGGCATCATTCTGCTGATCGGCATCGTCAAGAAAAACGGCATCATGATGGTCGACGTCGCGATCCAGTTGCAACGCCATGAGGGCATGAATGCGCGCGATGCGATTCACGAGGCGGCGGTGGTGCGGCTGCGCCCGATCATGATGACGACCGCGGCCGCCGTGCTGGGCGCGGTGCCGCTTGCGATCGGCATCGGCCAGGGCGCGTCGCTGCGCCAGCCGCTCGGCGTGACGGTCATGGGCGGCCTGCTCGTGAGCCAACTTTTTACGTTGTACACGACACCGGTGATCTACCTGTATCTCGACCGGCTGCGCGCGCGACTCGCGAGATGGTCGGCGCGCCTGCCATGGAATCGCCGCGACGCAGCATCGGATACGAGCGCATGA